In uncultured Bacteroides sp., the following proteins share a genomic window:
- a CDS encoding DUF2892 domain-containing protein, with the protein MIKERIIRFVAGTLVLTSVLLAYFVAIEWLFLAGFVGFNLLQSSMTKFCPLEKILDLFIKE; encoded by the coding sequence ATGATAAAAGAACGTATAATAAGATTTGTTGCCGGAACTCTTGTCTTAACAAGTGTTCTTTTGGCCTATTTTGTTGCCATAGAATGGTTGTTTCTTGCAGGTTTTGTTGGCTTTAATCTGCTTCAATCTTCTATGACTAAGTTTTGCCCTTTGGAAAAGATCCTTGATTTGTTTATTAAGGAATAG